From one Cyanobacteria bacterium GSL.Bin1 genomic stretch:
- a CDS encoding methyltransferase domain-containing protein, producing MGLNEQTLYSNAGNSSVLQYITEDDRAILDIGCGAGDLGKAIRSLYSSTQVVGITSSRVEYPIAQSNLNGCYLADVEKDQIPSLPFEEFDVIIFSHVLEHLVDPVKVIKKLLPYLKIGGKVIIAVPNIANWRDRWKLALGQFEYTESGVMDKTHLRFYTFHTAPRYLIEALKN from the coding sequence ATGGGACTTAATGAACAAACTTTATACAGTAATGCTGGAAACTCTAGTGTTCTTCAGTACATCACTGAGGATGATCGCGCTATTCTAGATATTGGCTGTGGGGCTGGAGATTTAGGAAAGGCAATCCGTTCTCTTTACTCGTCAACCCAAGTCGTTGGCATTACTTCTTCCCGTGTCGAATATCCCATTGCTCAGTCTAATTTAAATGGCTGTTACTTAGCAGATGTCGAAAAGGATCAAATCCCTAGCTTACCCTTTGAGGAGTTTGATGTGATTATTTTCTCTCATGTTTTAGAGCATTTGGTTGATCCGGTGAAAGTAATTAAAAAATTGCTTCCTTATTTGAAAATTGGTGGTAAGGTAATTATTGCTGTCCCCAATATTGCAAATTGGCGCGATCGCTGGAAACTTGCTTTAGGACAATTTGAATATACAGAGAGTGGTGTAATGGATAAAACTCATTTACGATTTTACACTTTCCACACAGCACCACGCTACTTAATCGAAGCATTAAAGAACTAG